A window of the Xenopus laevis strain J_2021 chromosome 9_10L, Xenopus_laevis_v10.1, whole genome shotgun sequence genome harbors these coding sequences:
- the LOC121398045 gene encoding oocyte zinc finger protein XlCOF7.1-like isoform X1: MSNIIQLLTGEEWDYIKGNKDLYREAIKEEPRQLHPVAACEYKDEINGTAHMEGKVCCNNYGNLTNPEISPVELPLPANGVKEEATSCDDGDQSDCSINPLTEQIQGTNAPTPIMGCSLNNSLSDNYVLNGMKEEPDSCEERTEFREETELFAVMGCKQSKNTLANCISVDIKEEVASCEGGNQSDCSINPLEEQIQGTDTPTPVMGCSLISIPCNTYENVDTFPHKSQITHTGDKPFSCSECGKCFATSSKLTRHNRTHTGEKPFSCSEWEKCFIKLSELTVQQRTHIGEKTYCCSECGKCFVSSSHLRVHQKIHTGEKPFSCSECGKCFLNRATLVRHHRTHTGEKPFFCSECGKCFAASSDLRVHQRTHTGEKPFSCSECEKRFLNPRSLVRHYRTHTGEKPFSCSECGKCFARSSDLTVHRRRSHTKEKPFSCSECGKCFTSSSELTVHLRTHTGVKKFSCSECGKCFSQSSDLPIHLRIHTGEKSISCSECGKCFIKSSELTVHQMTHIGEKTYSCSECGKCFASLSHLRVHQKIHTGEKPFSCSECGKCFLNRGSLVRHHRTHTGEKPFFCSECGKRFAASSDLRVHRRTHTGEKPFSCSECEKRFLNPWSLVRHYRTHTGEKPFSCSECGKCFARSSDLTVHRRRSHTKEKPFSCSECGKCFTSSSELTVHLRTHTRVKKFSLF; encoded by the exons atgtccaacatcatccagctgctgactggagag gagtgggactatataaaaggaaacaaggacctTTACAGGGAAGCGATAAAGGAGGAGCCCAGGCAGCTCCACCCAGTGG CAGCctgtgaatataaagatgagatcAATGGTACAGCACATATGGAAGGAAAAGTATGCTGTAATAATTATGGAAATCTAACAAACCCTGAAATTTCTCCAGTGGAACTGCCCCTACCAGCCAATGGTGTTAAAGAGGAGGCTACTTCATGTGATGATGgagaccaatcagattgcagcattaatccacttacagaacagatacagggaacaaatgcacctactcctatcatgggatgcagCCTGAATAACAGTTTATCAGATAATTATGTATTAAATGGAATGAAAGAGGAACCAGACTCATGTGAAGAAAGGACAGAATTTAGAGAGGAAACAGAGTTATTTGCAGTTATGGGATGCAAGCAAAGTAAAAACACATTGGCTAATTGTATATCAGTTGATATTAAAGAGGAAGTGGCTTCATGTGAAggaggaaaccaatcagattgcagcattaatccacttgaagaacagatacagggaacagatacacctactcctgTTATGGGATGCAGCCTGATTAGCATCCCATGTAATACATATGAAAATGTGGATACATTCCCACATAAATCTCAAATAACCCACACAGGAGATAAACCATTttcctgttctgaatgtgggaaatgttttgccacGTCATCGAAACTTACTAGGCATAATAgaactcacacaggggagaaaccattttcttgttctgaatgggaaaaatgctttattaaatTATCAGAACTTACTGTCCAACAGAGGACTCACATAGGAGAAAAAACATATTGTtgctctgaatgtgggaaatgttttgtcTCTTCATCACACCTTCGTGTCCATCAGAAAAtccacactggagagaaaccctTTTCCTGctcagaatgtgggaaatgttttttaaatcgAGCGACACTTGTCCGACATCACAgaactcacacaggggagaaaccattcttttgttctgagtgtgggaaatgttttgctgCTTCATCAGACCTTCGTGTCCATCAGagaacccacacaggagagaaacctttttccTGTTCAGAATGTGAGAAACGTTTTTTAAATCCGAGGTCACTTGTCCGTCATTACAgaacccacacaggggagaaaccattctctTGTTCagagtgtgggaaatgttttgccagATCATCAGACCTTACTGTCCATCGCAGACGATCCCACACAAAGGAGAAACCATTttcctgttctgaatgtgggaaatgttttactaGCTCATCAGAACTTACTGTCCATTTGAGAACTCACACAGGAGTGAAAAAGTTttcctgttctgaatgtgggaaatgtttttctcaATCATCAGATCTTCCTATCCATCtgagaattcacacaggggagaaatcaatttcttgttctgaatgtgggaaatgctttATTAAATCATCAGAACTTACTGTCCATCAAATGACTCACATAGGAGAAAAAACATATTCTtgctctgaatgtgggaaatgttttgcctcTTTGTCACACCTTCGTGTCCATCagaaaatccacacaggagagaaacctttttcctgctcagaatgtgggaaatgttttttaaatcgAGGGTCACTTGTCCGACATCACAgaactcacacaggggagaaaccattcttTTGTTCTGAGTGTGGGAAACGTTTTGCTGCTTCATCAGACCTTCGTGTCCATCGGagaacccacacaggagagaaacctttttccTGCTCAGAATGCGAGAAACGTTTTTTAAATCCGTGGTCACTTGTCCGTCATTACAgaacccacacaggggagaaaccattctctTGTTCagagtgtgggaaatgttttgccagATCATCAGACCTTACTGTCCATCGCAGACGATCCCACACAAAGGAGAAACCATTttcctgttctgaatgtgggaaatgttttactaGCTCATCAGAACTTACTGTCCATTTGAGAACTCACACAAGAGTGAAAAAGTTTTccctgttctga
- the LOC121398045 gene encoding oocyte zinc finger protein XlCOF7.1-like isoform X2: MSNIIQLLTGEEWDYIKGNKDLYREAIKEEPRQLHPVACEYKDEINGTAHMEGKVCCNNYGNLTNPEISPVELPLPANGVKEEATSCDDGDQSDCSINPLTEQIQGTNAPTPIMGCSLNNSLSDNYVLNGMKEEPDSCEERTEFREETELFAVMGCKQSKNTLANCISVDIKEEVASCEGGNQSDCSINPLEEQIQGTDTPTPVMGCSLISIPCNTYENVDTFPHKSQITHTGDKPFSCSECGKCFATSSKLTRHNRTHTGEKPFSCSEWEKCFIKLSELTVQQRTHIGEKTYCCSECGKCFVSSSHLRVHQKIHTGEKPFSCSECGKCFLNRATLVRHHRTHTGEKPFFCSECGKCFAASSDLRVHQRTHTGEKPFSCSECEKRFLNPRSLVRHYRTHTGEKPFSCSECGKCFARSSDLTVHRRRSHTKEKPFSCSECGKCFTSSSELTVHLRTHTGVKKFSCSECGKCFSQSSDLPIHLRIHTGEKSISCSECGKCFIKSSELTVHQMTHIGEKTYSCSECGKCFASLSHLRVHQKIHTGEKPFSCSECGKCFLNRGSLVRHHRTHTGEKPFFCSECGKRFAASSDLRVHRRTHTGEKPFSCSECEKRFLNPWSLVRHYRTHTGEKPFSCSECGKCFARSSDLTVHRRRSHTKEKPFSCSECGKCFTSSSELTVHLRTHTRVKKFSLF, encoded by the exons atgtccaacatcatccagctgctgactggagag gagtgggactatataaaaggaaacaaggacctTTACAGGGAAGCGATAAAGGAGGAGCCCAGGCAGCTCCACCCAGTGG CctgtgaatataaagatgagatcAATGGTACAGCACATATGGAAGGAAAAGTATGCTGTAATAATTATGGAAATCTAACAAACCCTGAAATTTCTCCAGTGGAACTGCCCCTACCAGCCAATGGTGTTAAAGAGGAGGCTACTTCATGTGATGATGgagaccaatcagattgcagcattaatccacttacagaacagatacagggaacaaatgcacctactcctatcatgggatgcagCCTGAATAACAGTTTATCAGATAATTATGTATTAAATGGAATGAAAGAGGAACCAGACTCATGTGAAGAAAGGACAGAATTTAGAGAGGAAACAGAGTTATTTGCAGTTATGGGATGCAAGCAAAGTAAAAACACATTGGCTAATTGTATATCAGTTGATATTAAAGAGGAAGTGGCTTCATGTGAAggaggaaaccaatcagattgcagcattaatccacttgaagaacagatacagggaacagatacacctactcctgTTATGGGATGCAGCCTGATTAGCATCCCATGTAATACATATGAAAATGTGGATACATTCCCACATAAATCTCAAATAACCCACACAGGAGATAAACCATTttcctgttctgaatgtgggaaatgttttgccacGTCATCGAAACTTACTAGGCATAATAgaactcacacaggggagaaaccattttcttgttctgaatgggaaaaatgctttattaaatTATCAGAACTTACTGTCCAACAGAGGACTCACATAGGAGAAAAAACATATTGTtgctctgaatgtgggaaatgttttgtcTCTTCATCACACCTTCGTGTCCATCAGAAAAtccacactggagagaaaccctTTTCCTGctcagaatgtgggaaatgttttttaaatcgAGCGACACTTGTCCGACATCACAgaactcacacaggggagaaaccattcttttgttctgagtgtgggaaatgttttgctgCTTCATCAGACCTTCGTGTCCATCAGagaacccacacaggagagaaacctttttccTGTTCAGAATGTGAGAAACGTTTTTTAAATCCGAGGTCACTTGTCCGTCATTACAgaacccacacaggggagaaaccattctctTGTTCagagtgtgggaaatgttttgccagATCATCAGACCTTACTGTCCATCGCAGACGATCCCACACAAAGGAGAAACCATTttcctgttctgaatgtgggaaatgttttactaGCTCATCAGAACTTACTGTCCATTTGAGAACTCACACAGGAGTGAAAAAGTTttcctgttctgaatgtgggaaatgtttttctcaATCATCAGATCTTCCTATCCATCtgagaattcacacaggggagaaatcaatttcttgttctgaatgtgggaaatgctttATTAAATCATCAGAACTTACTGTCCATCAAATGACTCACATAGGAGAAAAAACATATTCTtgctctgaatgtgggaaatgttttgcctcTTTGTCACACCTTCGTGTCCATCagaaaatccacacaggagagaaacctttttcctgctcagaatgtgggaaatgttttttaaatcgAGGGTCACTTGTCCGACATCACAgaactcacacaggggagaaaccattcttTTGTTCTGAGTGTGGGAAACGTTTTGCTGCTTCATCAGACCTTCGTGTCCATCGGagaacccacacaggagagaaacctttttccTGCTCAGAATGCGAGAAACGTTTTTTAAATCCGTGGTCACTTGTCCGTCATTACAgaacccacacaggggagaaaccattctctTGTTCagagtgtgggaaatgttttgccagATCATCAGACCTTACTGTCCATCGCAGACGATCCCACACAAAGGAGAAACCATTttcctgttctgaatgtgggaaatgttttactaGCTCATCAGAACTTACTGTCCATTTGAGAACTCACACAAGAGTGAAAAAGTTTTccctgttctga
- the LOC121398045 gene encoding oocyte zinc finger protein XlCOF7.1-like isoform X3, whose product MEGKVCCNNYGNLTNPEISPVELPLPANGVKEEATSCDDGDQSDCSINPLTEQIQGTNAPTPIMGCSLNNSLSDNYVLNGMKEEPDSCEERTEFREETELFAVMGCKQSKNTLANCISVDIKEEVASCEGGNQSDCSINPLEEQIQGTDTPTPVMGCSLISIPCNTYENVDTFPHKSQITHTGDKPFSCSECGKCFATSSKLTRHNRTHTGEKPFSCSEWEKCFIKLSELTVQQRTHIGEKTYCCSECGKCFVSSSHLRVHQKIHTGEKPFSCSECGKCFLNRATLVRHHRTHTGEKPFFCSECGKCFAASSDLRVHQRTHTGEKPFSCSECEKRFLNPRSLVRHYRTHTGEKPFSCSECGKCFARSSDLTVHRRRSHTKEKPFSCSECGKCFTSSSELTVHLRTHTGVKKFSCSECGKCFSQSSDLPIHLRIHTGEKSISCSECGKCFIKSSELTVHQMTHIGEKTYSCSECGKCFASLSHLRVHQKIHTGEKPFSCSECGKCFLNRGSLVRHHRTHTGEKPFFCSECGKRFAASSDLRVHRRTHTGEKPFSCSECEKRFLNPWSLVRHYRTHTGEKPFSCSECGKCFARSSDLTVHRRRSHTKEKPFSCSECGKCFTSSSELTVHLRTHTRVKKFSLF is encoded by the coding sequence ATGGAAGGAAAAGTATGCTGTAATAATTATGGAAATCTAACAAACCCTGAAATTTCTCCAGTGGAACTGCCCCTACCAGCCAATGGTGTTAAAGAGGAGGCTACTTCATGTGATGATGgagaccaatcagattgcagcattaatccacttacagaacagatacagggaacaaatgcacctactcctatcatgggatgcagCCTGAATAACAGTTTATCAGATAATTATGTATTAAATGGAATGAAAGAGGAACCAGACTCATGTGAAGAAAGGACAGAATTTAGAGAGGAAACAGAGTTATTTGCAGTTATGGGATGCAAGCAAAGTAAAAACACATTGGCTAATTGTATATCAGTTGATATTAAAGAGGAAGTGGCTTCATGTGAAggaggaaaccaatcagattgcagcattaatccacttgaagaacagatacagggaacagatacacctactcctgTTATGGGATGCAGCCTGATTAGCATCCCATGTAATACATATGAAAATGTGGATACATTCCCACATAAATCTCAAATAACCCACACAGGAGATAAACCATTttcctgttctgaatgtgggaaatgttttgccacGTCATCGAAACTTACTAGGCATAATAgaactcacacaggggagaaaccattttcttgttctgaatgggaaaaatgctttattaaatTATCAGAACTTACTGTCCAACAGAGGACTCACATAGGAGAAAAAACATATTGTtgctctgaatgtgggaaatgttttgtcTCTTCATCACACCTTCGTGTCCATCAGAAAAtccacactggagagaaaccctTTTCCTGctcagaatgtgggaaatgttttttaaatcgAGCGACACTTGTCCGACATCACAgaactcacacaggggagaaaccattcttttgttctgagtgtgggaaatgttttgctgCTTCATCAGACCTTCGTGTCCATCAGagaacccacacaggagagaaacctttttccTGTTCAGAATGTGAGAAACGTTTTTTAAATCCGAGGTCACTTGTCCGTCATTACAgaacccacacaggggagaaaccattctctTGTTCagagtgtgggaaatgttttgccagATCATCAGACCTTACTGTCCATCGCAGACGATCCCACACAAAGGAGAAACCATTttcctgttctgaatgtgggaaatgttttactaGCTCATCAGAACTTACTGTCCATTTGAGAACTCACACAGGAGTGAAAAAGTTttcctgttctgaatgtgggaaatgtttttctcaATCATCAGATCTTCCTATCCATCtgagaattcacacaggggagaaatcaatttcttgttctgaatgtgggaaatgctttATTAAATCATCAGAACTTACTGTCCATCAAATGACTCACATAGGAGAAAAAACATATTCTtgctctgaatgtgggaaatgttttgcctcTTTGTCACACCTTCGTGTCCATCagaaaatccacacaggagagaaacctttttcctgctcagaatgtgggaaatgttttttaaatcgAGGGTCACTTGTCCGACATCACAgaactcacacaggggagaaaccattcttTTGTTCTGAGTGTGGGAAACGTTTTGCTGCTTCATCAGACCTTCGTGTCCATCGGagaacccacacaggagagaaacctttttccTGCTCAGAATGCGAGAAACGTTTTTTAAATCCGTGGTCACTTGTCCGTCATTACAgaacccacacaggggagaaaccattctctTGTTCagagtgtgggaaatgttttgccagATCATCAGACCTTACTGTCCATCGCAGACGATCCCACACAAAGGAGAAACCATTttcctgttctgaatgtgggaaatgttttactaGCTCATCAGAACTTACTGTCCATTTGAGAACTCACACAAGAGTGAAAAAGTTTTccctgttctga
- the LOC108703764 gene encoding oocyte zinc finger protein XlCOF7.1-like, producing the protein MLYCNKSPSKSEGAVLCSDRNLTNAETDQPAPADGTKEETASWEERNQSDCSINPLTEQIQGTDTHTPIMGCSLNNSQSEINCVTDNYISNAIKEEPASFNAESHSDYNIITLVDQIEETDQTPPVLRCRHASEIQSGLCEGANALNCGINKLVDLTERKILPAPIMGCGSISDNYVSEAMKEEPISWVGGTHLDFNMNPLVEQIQLEHSRTCLVGYSELKASDYGNIMNNKCTDSLQECRSHFSNQSSLLMHQTISCGGEESVSCSDSGKGYEQDSDLNEHLGIHPDKPFCCLECGKRFKLCTRLFTHQRTHLEKKQFTCSECGDCFSQSTDLTKHRRTHGGNKSFSCSECGKRFSYLSALNRHYRSHTGEKPFTCSECGKCFTHRSDLNRHHRIHTGDKPFTCSECGKCFIQSSDLKVHQRIHTGDKPFTCYKCGKYFVQRSDLHVHLKTHRGEKSFPCYECGKCFSYRADLKVHLHNHNGKKPLSAT; encoded by the coding sequence ATGTTGTATTGTAATAAATCCCCAAGCAAGTCTGAAGGAGCAGTTTTATGCTCTGATAGAAACCTCACGAACGCTGAAACTGACCAGCCTGCACCAGCAGATGGCACTAAGGAAGAGACTGCTTCATGGGAAGagagaaaccaatcagattgcagcattaatccacttacagaacagatacagggaacagatacacaCACTCCAATCATGGGATGCAGCCTGAATAACAGCCAGTCAGAAATAAATTGTGTGACAGATAATTATATATCAAATGCCATAAAGGAGGAACCAGCTTCATTTAATGCAGAAAGCCATTCAGATTACAATATTATTACACTGGTCGATCAAATTGAGGAAACAGATCAAACTCCTCCTGTCCTAAGATGTAGGCATGCGTCTGAGATACAGTCAGGTTTGTGTGAAGGAGCAAACGCTTTAAACTGCGGCATTAATAAACTTGTTGACCTGACAGAGAGAAAAATTCTCCCTGCTCCTATCATGGGATGCGGCAGTATTTCCGATAACTATGTATCAGAGGCCATGAAAGAGGAGCCAATATCATGGGTAGGTGGAACCCATTTGGACTTCAACATGAATCCGCTTGTAGAACAGATACAGTTGGAACATTCCCGTACATGTTTGGTGGGATATAGTGAACTGAAGGCCAGTGATTATGGTAACATTATGAATAATAAATGTACAGATTCTTTGCAGGAGTGCAGGAGCCACTTTAGTAACCAGAGTAGCCTTCTTATGCATCAGACAATATCTTGTGGAGGAGAAGAATCTGTTTCTTGTTCTGATAGTGGGAAAGGGTATGAACAAGATTCCGATCTAAATGAACACCTCGGGATTCATCCAGACAAACCATTTTGTTGCCTTGAATGCGGTAAAAGGTTTAAATTATGCACGCGACTTTTTACACACCAGAGAACTCACTTGGAAAAGAAACAGTTCACCTGCTCTGAATGCGGGGACTGTTTCTCCCAGTCCACAGACCTCACCAAACATCGTAGGACTCACGGAGGAAACAAATCCTTTTCTTGTTCCGAATGTGGCAAACGCTTTAGTTATCTGTCAGCCCTCAACCGACATTACAGGagtcacacaggggagaaaccgttTACTTGCTCCGAGTGCGGGAAATGTTTTACTCACCGTTCAGACCTTAATAGACATCACAGGATTCACACGGGAGACAAACCATTCACGTGCTCTGAGTGTGGGAAATGCTTTATACAAAGCTCAGACCTTAAGGTACATCAACGAATTCACACAGGAGACAAGCCATTCACCTGCTATAAGTGTGGGAAGTATTTTGTACAGCGCTCCGACCTTCATGTACATCTCAAAACTCACAGAGGAGAGAAATCATTTCCTTGTTatgaatgtggcaaatgtttctcTTACCGCGCAGACCTTAAAGTTCATCTCCATAACCACAATGGAAAGAAGCCACTCTCTGCTACATAA